From Microbacterium sp. LWH7-1.2:
GCTGCTCATCGGCACGGTGATCCTGTCGTTCGCGACGGCGCTCGGGGTGAGCGCGCTCCTCTTCAACGAGGTTCTGGGCTTCCCCGGCGCGGATCCCGCGGTGCCCCTCTACGGCTTCGTGTTCCTCGTGGCGCTCGGCGTCGACTACAACATCTTCCTGATGTCGCGCGTGCGCGAGGAGTCGCTCGTCCATGGGACGAGACCCGGCATCCTTCGCGGACTCGTCGCCACGGGAGGGGTCATCACGTCGGCCGGGCTCGTGCTCGCAGCGACCTTCGCGGCGCTCGGCGTCATCCCGATCCTGTTCCTCGCGCAGATCGCGTTCATCGTCGCCTTCGGCGTGCTGCTCGACACGTTCATCGTGCGGTCGCTCCTGGTGCCGGCGCTCTCGTACGACATCGGGACGGCGATCTGGTGGCCTTCGAAGCTCTCGCGGAAGGACATCCGCATCGCGTCGGCGGGCGGCGGCTCCGCTTCGTTCGAGGCACCGGGCAGGGATTCGTGGCACCCGGCCGGGCCAGGCGGAGCAGAGGCTCAGGACGCGCCGCTGCCGGCCGTGACCGACCCCGAGCTCGTCGCCGGCGACGGGCACCCTCTCACCCGCGAGGAGTACAGGCGTACGCTCGAACCATGAGCAAGGCGCTGTTCATCGTCGACGTCCAGAACGACTTCACCGAGGGCGGAGCGCTCGGCGTCGAGGGCGGCGACGCCGTCGCCCAGCGCATCTCCGAGTTCCTCGTGACCCATGCCGAGGAGTACGCCGTCATCGTGGCCTCCCGCGACTGGCACCACGGCGAGGGCGACAACGGCGGGCATTTCCACCCGGAGCCGGACTTCATCGACACCTGGCCGGTGCACTGCGTGAGCGGCACCGAGGGCGCGGAGTACGACCCCGGATTCGATACCTCGGCGGTGACCCATCACGTCAAGAAGGGGCAGGGGAAACCTGCCTACTCGCTGTTCGAGGGAACCACCGACGACGGCGTGACCGTGGCGCACCTGCTCGAGGAGCATGGCGTGGTGGATGTCGACATCGCAGGCATCGCGACCGACTACTGCGTCCGGGCGTCGGGCCTGGACGCGATCGAGCACGGCCGACATGTCCGCATCCTCACCGACCTGATCGCCGGCGTCGCGGCCGAGTCCAGCGACGCGGCCCTGGCCGAACTCGCGCACGCCGGTGCCGAGCTGCGGCCCTCGGGGCTCGCGAGCGGTGACTGAGCCCGGGGCGCTGACCGCCGAGGGTGTCCGCAGGGCGCTCGAGGGCGCGGCATCCGTCGACGAAGCGGCCGAGATCCGGCGCCGCATGACCGATGAGCGCACCGAGGTGATCGGCGTGCGCATGGGCACCGTGTTCGACATCGCGAAGCCGAACGCACGCATGCCGCTCAGCGAGGTCGACCGGTTGCTCGACTCGGACGCGCACGAGACGACCTCAGCGCACAGGCGCGACGCACCGCCCGCACCGCCCTCGTCCGACAGGGCGGACCCGCTACCCTCGGGTCGTGACCGAGATCCGACCCCTCGCCCCGGCCGACCGCGACGCCTGGCGTCCGCTGTGGCGCGGCTACATCGAGTTCTACGAGTCCGAGGTCTCGGACGAGCAGACCGAACTCACGTGGAACCGCCTCCTCGACCCGCAGTTCCCGATCCACGGGGCGGTCGCGGTCGACGACACCGGCCGCGCGGTCGGCTTCGTGCACTGGCTGACGCACGCCGCCACGTGGTCCGCGACGCCCTATGTCTACCTCGAGGACCTGTTCGTGGCCCCCGGCACCCGAGGCACCGGCGCGGGGCGCGCCCTCATCGCCCACGTGACCGACTGGGCGCGCGAGCACGACGCCGCGAAGGTGTACTGGCTCACGCAGGAGACGAATGCCACCGCGCGAGCGCTGTACGACCGGGTCGCGATCCACACCGGGTTCGTGCACTACGAGATCGGCCTCGGCTCGTGACCGCCGCGGTGCCCGCGCAGCGGAGCATCGGCGACCTGGTGGCCACGCTCCTGCTGATCGGGTTCTCGGTCGGCGCCGCGGTGGTGCTCTTCTTCGTCTCGCTGGTGTGGGCGATCGGCAACCACGACAACACCGTCGCGATCGTGCTGGGCGGTTACCTGCCGCTGGCCCTCGCCGTGATCGGCGCGGTCGCAGGAATCGTGGCGCTCTCCCGGAAGCACCGCGCGTTCTGGTACCCGCTCATCGCGCTCGTGCTCAGCGTCGCCGCCTGGGTCGTCGCCGCGTCGATCGCGCGCTGAGGGGGGTCGGCCCGGCGCTCGTCAAGCGAGTGCAGCAGTCGTTCGCGCAGCCTCACGCCGCTGCTCGCCGGTCCCGCCGGGCCAGGAAGATCACGAAGCCCAGCGCCACGAGCGCGGTCAGGCACAGCAGGCTGAGCCCGATCGTGTAGCTGTGCGCCTCGACGTTGTACGTGGCGCCCATCACGAGCGGCGGGAAGTACCCGCCGAGTCCGCCGGCCGCGCCGACGATGCCCGTCACCGTGCCGACCCGCTCGGCAGGGGCGCGCTGCGCGACCCACGTGAACACCGCACCCGTGCCGAGGCCGAGGAAGAGCGCCATCAGCACGAACGACGCTCCCGCGGCGAGCTCGGGCGGCGGCTGCAGCGCGATGACCACGGCCATCACGGCGGCGCCGCCCAGCGAGATGCTGAGCACGGTCGCCGGTCCGATGCGATCCGACAGCCACCCGCCGACGGGTCGGGCGATCACCGCCGCGATTGCGAAGCCGGCGGTGCGCGCTCCCGCGTCGGTGAGGTCGTATCCGTAGACCTCCTTGAGGTAGGTCGGCAGGTACGTCGAGAACGCGACGAAACCGCCGAAGGTCACCGCGTAGAGGAATGCCATCTGCCAGGTGACGGCGAGCGTAGACGCCGCCTTGAGCTTCGGCATGACGGGCGCGGTGTTCGGCTTCCACAGGGGCGAATCGCGCATGAAGAGCCACACGATCACCGCGACCACGAGCAAGGCGCCCGCGATGATGAGGTGCGTCGCGACGTAGCCGAACCACGCCACCATGCGGGGAGTGAAGAACGACGACAGCGCGGTGCCGCCCATGCCGGCGCCGAACAGGCCCGTGGCGAAGCCGCGCTTCGCCGGCTCATACCAGGCGTTGACGAACGGGATGCCGATCGCGAACGTCGTGCCGGCGATCCCGAGCAGGAACCCGAACGCGATCATGAGCGCGAACGACCCCCACACTCCCGCCAGCGCGACGAGCACGACAGGCACGGCCGAGGCCGCGGTCAGGATCGTGAACATGAGGCGACCGCCGTAGCGATCGGTGAAGGCACCGGTCAGGATGCGGCCCAGCGACCCGACCAGCACCGGGGTCGCGATCAGGAGCGAGGTCTCGGTCGAGGTCAGCCCCATCTCCGCGGTGTACTGCACCGCGAGCGGCGCGACCAGGTTCCATGCCCAGAAGGTGATGGTGAAGGCGAGCAGCGCGAGCAGGAGGTTCCTGGTGCGGCCCGGCAACTCCCGTGTCCCGGTCGGAGCCGTGGCTGCAGCATCCGTCGTCATCGTCGTGCCCCTCCTGTCTTGCGCGTGGTGGTCGCCCGACGGTCGGGGGTGCGGTCGCTGGTGCCCACAGGCGCCCAGCCGCGGCGGATGCCGCGCGCCGTGGTCGGCCGCCCGTCGCGTGAGCGGTAGACGATGTACGGGCGGAACAGATAGTGCACGGGCGCGGTGAAGGCGTGGACCAGTCGCGTGAACGGCCAGATCATGAAGAGCACCATGCCGATGACGGTGTGGATCTGGAAGTCGAGGGACGCCTCGCTCATCGCGACGATGTCCGGCTGGAAGACGAACAGCGACCGGAACCAGGGCGCGACGGTCTCGCGGTAGGTGAGCTCATGCGGCGGACCGATCACGCTCAGCACCGTCGTCGCGAGTCCCGCGACGATCGCGGCCACCAGCACCACGTACATGGTCTTGTCGTTCTTGGTCGTCGCCATGAAGACGGGCCCGGTCGTGCGCCGACGGTAGATCAGGATGCCGACTCCGACGAGCGTCGCGAACCCGGCGACGGTGCCGAGCCCGAGCGCCGCGAGGTGGTACATGTCTTCCGAGACCCCGAGCGCATCGGTCCACGCCTTCGGGATGACGAGTCCCACGACGTGTCCGATGATCACGACGAGGATGCCGAAGTGGAAGAGCGGCGAGCCGATCCGCAGCAGGCGGGATTCGTACAGCTGCGACGAGCGCGTCGTCCAGCCGAACTGGTCGTAGCGGTAGCGCCAGATCGTGCCGCCGACCAGCACCGCGACCATGACGTACGGGAGGATGCCCCAGAGGAAGAGCTCCATCACCGCCTCCCGACCGGCTCGAGGGGCAGCAGTCGCGGATCGTGGGCGTCGAGGCCGACCGACTCACGGGGCGGACCGGCGGCAGCCATCGCCATCGCCTGCTGGCGGTCGGCGGGGGAGCGCCCGGGGAGCGTGTCGCATACCGCGCCGACGACGCCGGCGTACGGCGAGCTGCGCTCGGCGAGCGCGAGGCGGATGAGCTCGAGGCTCGCCCGGTACTCCTGCAGCAGGGTCGCGCCGTCGCCCGGAGCGTGCCGCGCGAACTCGAGCACGAGCGGCAGGAAGTCGGGCAGCTCGCCCGTGCCTTCGATCGCGAGACCGGCCTCGCGGTACCGGCGCTTGAGGTCGGCGAGCACCGCGCCGCGACGGCGTGTGTCGCCGTCGGTCCAGTAGGTGAGGTACAGCGCGTGCCGCCGCGACATGTCGAACGTGTCGACGTACACGGTCTGCACCTCGGCGGCCGGGGTCCTCGCCCACCATTCGAGCAGAGGGACGAAGGATGCTGCGGCCCGCGGCGCCGCTTCGCTGAGAGCCTGGCCGATCAGCGACGACGAGCCGAGCACCTCGTCGTCGGGGTAGCTCAGGCACAGCGACGCCGCCTGGTAGATCACTCGGACGTTCACGACGACCCTCCGGCCGCAGCATCCGGAGCCGCATCCATCGGAGGGAACAGGCCGGGGGGTGCGCCGTTGCCGTCCCAATTCAGGAGGTTCACGCGGCCGCGCAGCGACTCACCGCTCGCGGCGGCATCGGAGGTCTGGCGCTCCTTGAGCGCGTGGAACGTCTCGACCGCCACCGGTGCGGCCCGGCCGCTCGCCTCGCCGAGCATGCCGGACTCGTTGCCGTAGGGTCCGCCGTCGAAGTCGAGCGAGCAGCCGAGCTCCTCGAGCTCGTGAGCGCGCTCGTAGTGGGCGGTGGGGATCACGTAGCGGTCCTCGTACTTCGCGATCGCGAGGAGCCGATACATCGCGTAGATCGACTCGCCGGTCATGCCGACCGCTTCGGGGATCGACTCGTCGCGCTCGCGGTCGAGCGTGATGTCGCGGAGGTACGACCGCATGGCGGCGAGCCGCCACAGCACGGCGGTGACGATGTCGGTGTCGCCCGCGGTGAAGAGCTCGGCCAGGTACTCGACCGGGATGCGCAGCGCCTCGATCGCGCCGAACAGGGTGCCGGCCGCCTCGGAGTCGTGCCCCTGGTCGCGCAGCAGGTCGACGATCGGCGACAGGGGCGGGATGTACCAGACCATCGGCATCGTGCGGTACTCGGGGTGCAGCGGCAGCGCGACGCGGTACGTCTTCGCCAGGGCGTAGACGGGGGAGCGGCGCGCAGCATCCATCCAGTCCTCGGGGATGTCGCCCTGCGCGCGGGCCGCCGCGATGACCTCGGGGTCGTTCGGGTCGAGCATGAGGCCGAGCTGCGCCTCGTAGAGATCCCTCTCGTCGGGGGTGGATGCCGCCTCGGTGACGCGGTCGGCGTCGTACAGGAACAGGCCCAGGTACCGCAGGCGCCCGACGCACGTCTCGGAGCACACCGTGGGGATGCCGACCTCGAGGCGCGGGTAGCACAGCGTGCACTTCTCGGCCTTGCCGGTCTTGTGGTTGAAGTAGATCTTCTTGTACGGGCAGCCCGTGATGCACTGGCGCCAGCCTCGGCAACGGTCCTGGTCGACGAGCACGATGCCGTCCTCGGCGCGCTTGTAGATCGCACCCGACGGGCACGACGCCATGCACGACGGATTGAGGCAGTGCTCGCAGATCCGCGGCAGGTAGAACATGAACGTCTTCTCGAACTGCAGCTTGATCGCGTCCTCGGACTCGCGCCGCACCTTCTCGACGATCGGATCGAGGTGGCCCATCTCCGAGGCGCCGCCGAGGTCGTCGTCCCAGTTCGCCGACCACGTGATCTTGGTGTCCTGCCCCGTGATGAGCGACTTTGGCCGGGCGACGGGGAAGTCGTCGCCGAGCGGCGCGTCGATCAGGGTCTCGTAGTCGTAGGTCCACGGCTCGTAGTAGTCCGCGAGCTTGGGCTGCACCGGCGACGAGAAGATGGTGAAGAGCCGCTTGAGGCGGCTGCCGGTGCGCAGCGACAGGCGCCCGCGCTTGTTGAGGGTCCAGCCGCCCCGCCACTGCTCCTGGTCCTCGTACCGGCGAGGGTAGCCCTGGCCGGGGCGCGTCTCGACGTTGTTGAACCACACGTACTCGGTGCCCGCCCGGTTCGTCCACGCCTGCTTGCAGGTGACGGAGCAGGTGTGGCATCCGATGCACTTGTCGAGGTTCATCACCATGCCCATCTGGGCCATCACGCGCATCAGAACACCACCTCCTGCGAACGGCGACGCACCGTCGCCACCATGTCGCGCTGGTTCCCCGTCGGGCCAAGGTAGTTGAACGTGTACGACAGCTGCGCGTACCCGCCGATGAGATGGGTGGGTTTCACGAGCAGCCTCGTGACGGAGTTGTGGATGCCGCCGCGCCGCCCCGTCGCCTCGGACTTGGGAACGTCGATCGTGCGCTCCTGCGCGTGGTGCACGTAGACGACGCCGGTCGGCATCCGGTGCGACACGATGGCCCGCGCCACGAGCACGCCGTTCGAGTTCACGCACTCGACCCAGTCGTTGTCGGCGGCGCCGATCGCCGCGGCATCCGCGGGGCTCATCCAGACGGTGGGGCCGCCGCGCGAGAGCGAGAGCATGAAGAGGTTGTCCTGGTACTCGGAGTGGATCGACCACTTGGAGTGGGGGGTGAGGTAGCGCACGACGACCTGCTGCGCACCGTCGGGACCGAGCTTGGGCTCGCCGAACAGCCGGTGCATGTCGAGCGGCGGGCGGTAGATCGGCAGGGCCTCGCCGAGGTCGCGCATCCACGCGTGATCGAGGTAAAAGTGCATGCGGCCGGTGAGCGTGTGGAAGGGCTTCAACCGCTCGATGTTCACCGTGAACGGCGCGTACCGGCGCCCGCCGGTCTCCGAGCCCGACCACTCGGGCGACGTGATCACCGGCACCGGTGCCGCCTGCGTCATCGCGAACGTGATCCGCTTCTCCTCCGAGCCCTCCGCGAGGTCGGCGAGAGGCTTGCCGACCCGCTTCTCGAGGGTGCGGAAGCCCTGAGCGGCGAGCTCACCGTTGGTCGTGCCCGAGAACGCCAGGATCGCCTCGGCCATCTTGACGTCCGTGTCCATCGCCGGCCTGCCGTCGCCCGCGCCGCCGAGCATCAGGCCGTTCTTCCGGGCGAGTCGCTCGACCTCGTGAGAGACGTCGTACGTGACGTTCTTGATTGTGAAGCCGAGCTTGTCGGCCAGTGGACCGACAGCGGCGAGCTTGTCGGCGATCGCGGTGTAGTCACGCTCGACGACCGCGAACTGCGGCATCGTCCTGCCCGGGATGCCGGCGATGTCGCCGCGCACCCAGTCGCGCACCTCACCTCCGGGCTGCGACGTCTCGCCGGGGGTGTCGTGCTGCATCGGCACCGACACCAGATCACGCCGGGTGCCGAGGTGCGTGCGCGCCTGCTCCGAGAACTCCACGGCGATGGCGTGGAACAGGTCGAAGTCGCTCTTCGCCTCCCACGGCGGGTCGATCGCCGGGGTGAACGCGTGCACGAACGGGTGCATGTCGGTCGACGACAGGTCGTGCTTCTCGTACCAGGTCGCTGCGGGGAAGACGACGTCCGACAGCAGCGTCGTCGACGTCATGCGGAAGTCGGCCGACACCAGCAGGTCGAGCTTGCCCTCGGGGATCTCGTCGTGCCACCGCACGTCATTCGGACGCGCGCTCGCCTCGTCGGTCGCCATGACGTTGCTGTGCGTGCCGAGCAGGTACTTGAGGAAGTACTCGTTGCCCTTCGCGCTCGATCCCATGAGGTTCGACCGCCACAGCGTGAGCAGGCGCGGCCAGTTCTCGGGCGCGTCGACGTCGGCGATCGCGGGCTGCAGGTCGCCGGAGGAGAGCTTCGAGGCGACGAAGGATGCTGCATCCGCCGCCTCCCCGTTCGCCACCGCCGACTCGGCCTCGTCGGCCAGGTCGAGCGGATTCACGTCGAACTGCGGGTAGAACGGCATCCAGCCGAGCCGCGCGGACTGGGCGATCGTATCGGCCGTGTGCATGCCGGCGAGATTGCCCTCGGCGAGCGGCGACGCCAGCGCGTCGGCCGAGTAGCCGTCGAAGCGCCACTGGTCGGTGTGCATGTACCAGTAGGCGGTGCCGATCATCGTGCGAGGCGGGCGGGACCAGTCCAGCGCGTTCGCGAGCGAGAGCCAGCCGGTGATCGGGCGGCATTTCTCCTGCCCGACGTAGTGCGCCCAGCCGCCACCGTTGCGGCCCATCGAGCCCGTGAGGATCAGGAGGGCGAGGATCGCCCGGTAGGTGGCGTCTCCGTGGAACCACTGGCAGATGCCGGCGCCCATGATGATCATCGAGCGCCCGTTCGACTCGACCGCGTTGGCTGCGAACTCCCGCGCGATGCGTGTGCAGGCCTGCGCCGGCACGCCGGTGATCTCCTCCTGCCACGCCGGGGTGTAGGGCGAGTCGGCGTCGTCGAGCCCGGTGGGCCAGTCGCCGGGAAGCCCATCGCGGACGACCCCGTACTGCGCGAGCATCAGATCCAGGACGGTGGTCACCAGGATGCCGTTCACCCGCGTTGCGGGGACTCCTCGGCGGAGCACATCCCCCGACCCGTCGGCGGAGTCGAAGCGGGGGAGAAGCACCTCGACCGCCTCCGCTGCCCCGGTCGCGGCGGACAGGTCGGCGACCGAGAGGGCAGGCTCCACGCCCTCGAGGTCGAGGTTCCAGCGGCCCTCGCCCGACGCGGCGTACCGGAAGCCCATCGACCCGTGGGGCACGCGCGGGCCGCCGGTCGCAGCATCCAGCACCACCGTCTTCCACCGGTCTTCGGGGGTCGTGCCACCGAGGTCCTTCGACGTGAGGAACGTGCCGGGCACGAACGCGCCGTTGCGCTCCGTGAGCCGTACGAGATGGGGAAGATCGGTGTACTGCTTCGCGAAGTCGGCGAAGAAGGGCACGCGGCGGTCGACGTAGTTCTCTTTGAGCACGACGTGCCCCATCGCCATCGCGAGGGCGGCATCGGTGCCCGCCTGGCACGGCAGCCACTCGTCGGCGAACTTGGTGTTGTCGGCGTAGTCGGGGCTCACCGTCACGACCTTCGTGCCGCGGTAGCGCACCTCGGCCATCCAATGCGCGTCGGGCGTGCGGGTGACCGGCACGTTGGAGCCCCACATCATGAGGTACGTGGCGTCCCACCAGTCCCCGGACTCCGGCACGTCGGTCTGGTCGCCGAACACCTGCGGGCTCGCGACGGGGAGGTCGGCGTACCAGTCGTAGAACGACGTCATCACGCCGCCGACGAGCTGCGTGAATCGCGTGCCGATGCAGTGCGAGACCATCGACATGGCCGGGATCGGCGAGAAGCCGGCGACGCGGTCGGGGCCGTACTCCTTGATGGTGTGGACGTAGCCGGCGGCGACGAGCTCGACCGCCTCCCGCCACGACGCGCGCACGAGCCCGCCTTTGCCGCGTGCCTGCTGGTAGCGGCGGCGGGTCTCCGGATTCTTCGTGATCTCGCCGAACGCCTCGACCGGGTCGTTCCCGCGCGCCTTCGCGGCTCGGTACTCCTCCAGAAGGACGCCGCGCACGTATGGGTAGCGCACCCGGGTGGGTGAGTAGGTGTACCACGAAAAAGCAGCCCCGCGGGGGCACCCGCGGGGCTCGTACTCGGGACGGTCGGGTCCGACGCTCGGGTAGTCGGTCTCCTGCGCCTCCCACGTGATGATGCCGTCCTTGACGTACACCTTCCACGAACAGGAGCCCGTACAGTTCACGCCATGCGTCGACCGCACGACCTTGTCGTGGCTCCACCTGTCCCGGTAGAACGCGTCGCCCTCGCGCCCGCCCTCGAGGAACGCCGCGCGGTGATCGGCGGTCTCGTCCCACCTCGTGAAGAACCGCCCCGCAGCCAGCAGAGCATCGGAAGCCGCACCGTCCACACCGATCTGGGGCGTCATGCCTCGGACCCTAGCGAAAGGTCCGCAGGGTGCACCAGAGGGGTGGGATGCCGTTTCCCCGGCGATCACGCCGGGTGACGAGGTGGGCCCCGTGGGGCTCGAACCCACGACCCGCGGATTAAAAGTCCGATGCTCTACCGACTGAGCTAGAGGCCCTCACCATCCAGCCTACTGTCCGTCTGGCGTCCCGCCGGCCCAAGGGGTCAGCGGTTGCCGTTGCCGTTGCCTTTGCCGCTGTTGCTTCCGGGGCCGTTCCCGTTGCCGTTGTTGTTGCCGGGACCGCTGTTCTCGCTCCCACCCGTGCCGGTGTCCGCCGGCGGCGCGTCGTCCGAGGGCGCCTGCTCGGCGGGCACGGTGACCGGTGCCTCCTCGGCCGGTGCCTCCTCCGACGGCGCGGGCGAATCCTGCTCCTCCACCGCCGGTGACGTCGGCGCAGGGTCCGGTTCCGCGGACCAGACGTTGGAGAGCCACAGGGTCCCGAGAGCAAGCCCGACGGCGAGGAGCGCCGCCACGACGATCCCGATCATCAGCGCACGGCGGGAGGGCCGAACCGGCTCGTCCGGTTCCGACGGCACAAGAAGTGCACCGGTGTCCGTCGGCGCAGAGGCTCCCAGAGCGTGGGCCGCCAGGCGGGCGTCGCGGCGAAGGGCTCCGCGCTCGCCCTGTGGGGCCTTCGTCGGCAGGGCCGGGGAGAAGACCTGCGTGGGCGCGGTGACCGGGGTCGCAACCGGAGCCGCAACCGGAGCCGTCGAGGGGTCGGCCTTCTCGCGCGCGATGGTGTTCTCCATCGCTGCAAGTCGCGACGCCGCCGCCACCACCTCGAGCGCGGTCGGCCGGTCGTCGGGGCGGATCGCCGTCATGCCGCGCAGAAGGCCCTGCCAGGACGGATGCAGCGACTCGGGGATCTCGGGCGCCGACGCCAGCCGTGCCATGACGGTTCCGATGCCCTCGGCCTCGCCGAACGGCCGTTCGCCGGTGAGTGCCTCGATCAGGAGGAGGCCGAAGGCGTAGATGTCCGCCGGCGGTGCCGGGGCGACGCCGCGCGCCTGCTCGGGCGCGACGTAGGCCATGGTGCCGACGATGACGCCGGGCGTCGTCACGCGGGCGCGGGCGGAGTCCATGAGGTACGCGATGCCGAAGTCCGCCAGCTTCGCGCGCCACTCCCACCCCGGCCGAGGCGAGGCCCACAGCAGGACGTTCGAGGGCTTGATGTCACGGTGAACGACCCCGTGGTCGTGCGCGACGTGCAGTCCCTCGGCGATGTCGATCGCGATCGACGCGACGACTCGCGGGTCCACCGGCCCACGCGCGATCAGGTCGCGCAGCGTGATGCCGTCGACGTGCTCCATCACCAGGTAGCTGACCTCATCCGTGCCGACCCGGGCGTCGAACACGGTGACCAGCGAGTGATGGCTGAGAGACGCGAGGAGTGTCGTCTCCGACAGCGCACGCTCGACGGAGCCGATGCCGTCCGTCGGCTCACGGAACACCTTCACGGCGACCGAACGCTGGAGGTGGGTGTCGTCCGCGCGGTACACGCGTGCCATGCCGCCTTCGCCGATGCGTTCGCGCAGCAGGTATCGCTCATCGAGGAGCTCGCCGGTGGAGAGCTCTCCGGACGCGAGCAGGTCAGTCACGTGTCCTCCCGCCCGATGCTCGCACCCCTCCGGCGCCGCATCGGGCTCATTTCACCCTAGGCAGAGTGCGCGAAGTGCAATAAGGCCTTGACGGATCCGCGAGTGCGTGCAAGAGACACGGCGACGGCAGATCGGTCGGAGGTGCGTAAGGCATGCTGGTGGACATGGTGATCGACGGGATCGACGTGCCGGACGACGGCACCGAGCCCGTCGACCGCGTCGCACAGCTCCTTGCGCGCGTCGCCGACGGCGACCAGGTCGCGTTCGCCCGCCTCTACGATCTGCTGTCCCCGCGCGTCTTCGGTCTGATCCTGCGCGTGCTCGTCGACCGCGCGCAGAGCGAGGAGGTGCTGCAGGAGGTCTTCCTCGAGGTGTGGCAATCCGCTGCGCGCTTCGCTCCGAACAGAGGTCAGGGACGATCGTGGGTTCTCACGATCGCGCACCGCCGGGCCGTCGACCGGGTGAGGTCGTCGCAGGCGTCGAGCGATCGGGACGTCCGCGCGGGACTGCGCGACCTCGACGTCGCCCACGACGGGGTCTCGGAGCAGGTCGAGCTGCGCATCGAGGCAGAGAAGGTGGCCGCAGCGCTGTCGGGCCTTCCCGACGGCCAGCGGGAGGCCCTGACCCTCGCGTACTACGGGGGTTACAGTCAGAGCGAGATCGCCACCCTGGTGGGAGCGCCGCTGGGGACGATCAAGACGAGGATGCGAGACGGCCTGTCGCGCCTCCGGGCAGAGATGGGGGTGAGCGCGTAATGGACGAGCAGGAGTTCGCCGAGCTCGCCGCCGGCGCTGCCCTGAACGCGCTCTCGCCTGCGGACCGCGCGACCTTCGACGCGGCCCGCCGGGAGCACCCCGAATGGGAGCACTGGATCGACACGGATGCTGCGACCGTCGCGGCGCTCGCCGACACCGTCTCCGATGGCCTGCCTCCGCTGACGCTCCGCTCCACGCTGCTCTCGCGTGTGGCGACGACCCCGCAGCTGCCGGCAATGGACGCCGCCGTGGCCGCGACCGCCGAGCCCGTCGACCGCTGGACTCCCGCCCCGGCGCCCGCTCCCGACCCATCCGACGACCGGCCCGCGGCCGAGCCGCCCCCGCCGACGGCGGTGATCCAGGCGGTGTCCCGGCGCCGGTGGACCCGCGGCATCCTGACGCTCGCCGCCTCGATGGTGCTGCTCGTCGCCCTCGGCCTCGGGGCCGTGCAGATCAACGAGTACATGAACCGGCCGGCGGAGGTCGTCGCACTGCAGCAGATCGAGGACGCCCCCGACGCGCAGTCGGCGACGGCCGAGGTCACCGACGGCGGCACAGCGACGGCGCACTGGTCCCAGTCCGTGGGCAAGGTCGTGATGGTTTCGCAGGGGCTGCCGCAGATCGCTGAGGACGAGAGCTTCGAACTCTGGTTCGTGCGCGACGGCGCCGCCGTGCCCGCTGGGGTGTTCGAGGCGACCGACGGGACGACCACGGCGCTGCTCGAGGGCGATCTGGAGCCGGGCGACGTGATCGCCGTCACGGTCGAGCCCCAGGGCGGCTCGCCCACGGGCGAGCCGTCGTCCGACCCGATCGTGGAGATCCCGACCGCCTGACGCCGACGCGGCACCGCCGATCCGGGTAGCGTGAGGCCGTGGCATCCGTCCAGAGAACACCGACGGCACAGACGACCCAGACGCTCGCGCACCTGCGCCGCGCGCGCGATCTCATGGACCGCGACTACGCGCAGCCGCTCGACGTGCCCACGATGGCGACGAAGGCCCTCATGTCGCCCGCGCACTTCTCGCGAGAGTTCAAGGCCGCGTACGGCGAGAGCCCGTACGCGTATCTGATGACCCGCCGCATCGAGCGCGCCATGGCGCTGCTGCGCGAGGGCATGTCGGT
This genomic window contains:
- a CDS encoding isochorismatase family protein, whose protein sequence is MSKALFIVDVQNDFTEGGALGVEGGDAVAQRISEFLVTHAEEYAVIVASRDWHHGEGDNGGHFHPEPDFIDTWPVHCVSGTEGAEYDPGFDTSAVTHHVKKGQGKPAYSLFEGTTDDGVTVAHLLEEHGVVDVDIAGIATDYCVRASGLDAIEHGRHVRILTDLIAGVAAESSDAALAELAHAGAELRPSGLASGD
- a CDS encoding GNAT family N-acetyltransferase, translating into MTEIRPLAPADRDAWRPLWRGYIEFYESEVSDEQTELTWNRLLDPQFPIHGAVAVDDTGRAVGFVHWLTHAATWSATPYVYLEDLFVAPGTRGTGAGRALIAHVTDWAREHDAAKVYWLTQETNATARALYDRVAIHTGFVHYEIGLGS
- a CDS encoding nitrate/nitrite transporter, whose amino-acid sequence is MTTDAAATAPTGTRELPGRTRNLLLALLAFTITFWAWNLVAPLAVQYTAEMGLTSTETSLLIATPVLVGSLGRILTGAFTDRYGGRLMFTILTAASAVPVVLVALAGVWGSFALMIAFGFLLGIAGTTFAIGIPFVNAWYEPAKRGFATGLFGAGMGGTALSSFFTPRMVAWFGYVATHLIIAGALLVVAVIVWLFMRDSPLWKPNTAPVMPKLKAASTLAVTWQMAFLYAVTFGGFVAFSTYLPTYLKEVYGYDLTDAGARTAGFAIAAVIARPVGGWLSDRIGPATVLSISLGGAAVMAVVIALQPPPELAAGASFVLMALFLGLGTGAVFTWVAQRAPAERVGTVTGIVGAAGGLGGYFPPLVMGATYNVEAHSYTIGLSLLCLTALVALGFVIFLARRDRRAAA
- the narI gene encoding respiratory nitrate reductase subunit gamma — translated: MELFLWGILPYVMVAVLVGGTIWRYRYDQFGWTTRSSQLYESRLLRIGSPLFHFGILVVIIGHVVGLVIPKAWTDALGVSEDMYHLAALGLGTVAGFATLVGVGILIYRRRTTGPVFMATTKNDKTMYVVLVAAIVAGLATTVLSVIGPPHELTYRETVAPWFRSLFVFQPDIVAMSEASLDFQIHTVIGMVLFMIWPFTRLVHAFTAPVHYLFRPYIVYRSRDGRPTTARGIRRGWAPVGTSDRTPDRRATTTRKTGGARR
- the narJ gene encoding nitrate reductase molybdenum cofactor assembly chaperone → MNVRVIYQAASLCLSYPDDEVLGSSSLIGQALSEAAPRAAASFVPLLEWWARTPAAEVQTVYVDTFDMSRRHALYLTYWTDGDTRRRGAVLADLKRRYREAGLAIEGTGELPDFLPLVLEFARHAPGDGATLLQEYRASLELIRLALAERSSPYAGVVGAVCDTLPGRSPADRQQAMAMAAAGPPRESVGLDAHDPRLLPLEPVGRR
- the narH gene encoding nitrate reductase subunit beta, coding for MRVMAQMGMVMNLDKCIGCHTCSVTCKQAWTNRAGTEYVWFNNVETRPGQGYPRRYEDQEQWRGGWTLNKRGRLSLRTGSRLKRLFTIFSSPVQPKLADYYEPWTYDYETLIDAPLGDDFPVARPKSLITGQDTKITWSANWDDDLGGASEMGHLDPIVEKVRRESEDAIKLQFEKTFMFYLPRICEHCLNPSCMASCPSGAIYKRAEDGIVLVDQDRCRGWRQCITGCPYKKIYFNHKTGKAEKCTLCYPRLEVGIPTVCSETCVGRLRYLGLFLYDADRVTEAASTPDERDLYEAQLGLMLDPNDPEVIAAARAQGDIPEDWMDAARRSPVYALAKTYRVALPLHPEYRTMPMVWYIPPLSPIVDLLRDQGHDSEAAGTLFGAIEALRIPVEYLAELFTAGDTDIVTAVLWRLAAMRSYLRDITLDRERDESIPEAVGMTGESIYAMYRLLAIAKYEDRYVIPTAHYERAHELEELGCSLDFDGGPYGNESGMLGEASGRAAPVAVETFHALKERQTSDAAASGESLRGRVNLLNWDGNGAPPGLFPPMDAAPDAAAGGSS